A window of Sedimentibacter sp. MB31-C6 genomic DNA:
TTGTTGGCTTTCTGCTGATGAAATTTCTGCTTTAATTGCTGTATTGATAATACCAGATCCAATAGGTTTTGTTAATATCAAAACATCACCCGGTTTTGAACCATAATTTTTTAAGATTTTATTTGGATTTACTAATCCAGTCACGCATAAGCCATATTTAGGTTCATCATCTTCTATGGAATGTCCTCCAGCTAATGTAGCTCCTGCTTCCATAACCTTTGATGCTCCACCTTTTAGAATTTCTGCCATTATATCAGCTTCTAAACAATTGGGAAAACCAATTATATTTAAGGCTAATATAGGGTCTCCTCCCATTGCATAAACATCACTTAATGAATTGGCTGCTGCAATTTGTCCAAATGTAAATGGGTCATCAACTACTGGTGTAAAAAAATCAACTGTTTGAATAATTGCTAAATCATCACTTATTTTATAAACTGCCGCATCATCAGATGTTTCCAAACCGACTATTAATTTATCGTCTACAAATTTAGGTAGCTTACTCAAAACTTGAGTAAGGGTCTCAGGACCTATTTTAGCCGCTCAGCCTGCTGCCTTTGTCATCTGTGTTAATTTTATATCCTCTATACTCATAATAACCTCCTATCATTTACCTACTGTTATATTATCTTTGAATTTTTCAAAGGTTTTATCTCCTATACCCTCTATATTTTTTATTTCCTCTATTGATGAAAATACTTTTGCATTTCGATATTCAATTATTCTTTCAGCATATACTTCGCCAATGCCTGTCAAACTCATTAATAAATCCTTTGAAGCAGTATTAATATTAATTTTACTACTTCTTAAATCATTTTCAACATAATCTATTTCTTCATTTTCATAAGGTATGTATATTTTTTCTCCGTCAATTAACTTCCTTGCTTTATTTAGATTCCTAGTATAAGCTTTATCCTTCAAGCCTCCAGCCATAACAATTGCATCATTTACCCTACCTCCATCCATAAGTTCATAAACACCCGGATTCTTTACAGCTCCATCTATGTCAATAACTATATAAAGTTCAGTAGATTCAATTTCCATGTCATTATTAAATGAATCCTCAGTAAATTTTATTTCCTTTTCCTTCCTTGACAGTTTAATTCCTATTAAAGTCATTACTATAGTTGCAATAATCAAAACAACTGCAAGTCCTTTTTTGTAAATGCTGTTGTTCATAAAATCCTCCCATAAGTAATTTGATGGATTCTAAATTTATAGTAAACACATACATTATACATTATATTTTTAAAAAAACAAAATTTTTTAATTACAATTTTACATTTTTCTGTTATACTATATTTTGTATAAATTTAAGGAGTTAAATATGGTTAAAAAGATATTAGTTTATTCTTTGATTTTTTCAATTATTATACTAAATATTAATTTAGTACAGGCACAAACGAAACCATCACTATTAAGCGAATCAGCAATTCTTATTGATTCAAATTCAGGTACTATATTATTAGAGAAAAATCCAAATAAAAAAATGCACCCCGCGAGCTTAACAAAAATTATGACAGCAATAATTGCAATCGAATCTGGAGATTTATCAGATGTTATAAAAGTAGATGATGATACTCCCTATGAAATATATGGAAGTCATATTGCACTTGAACCAGGAGAAATCTTAACATTAAAAGACTTACTTTATGCTTTAATGTTACCATCTGCAAATGATGCAGCTGCTGTAATTGCTAAACATTATGGAGGAAGTATAGAAGAATTTGTTGAGCAGATGAATGAAAAAGCTAAGGACCTCGGAGCACATAATACTAACTTTGTTAATCCTCATGGATTACATGATGAA
This region includes:
- a CDS encoding helix-hairpin-helix domain-containing protein; the protein is MNNSIYKKGLAVVLIIATIVMTLIGIKLSRKEKEIKFTEDSFNNDMEIESTELYIVIDIDGAVKNPGVYELMDGGRVNDAIVMAGGLKDKAYTRNLNKARKLIDGEKIYIPYENEEIDYVENDLRSSKININTASKDLLMSLTGIGEVYAERIIEYRNAKVFSSIEEIKNIEGIGDKTFEKFKDNITVGK
- the selD gene encoding selenide, water dikinase SelD, yielding MSIEDIKLTQMTKAAGUAAKIGPETLTQVLSKLPKFVDDKLIVGLETSDDAAVYKISDDLAIIQTVDFFTPVVDDPFTFGQIAAANSLSDVYAMGGDPILALNIIGFPNCLEADIMAEILKGGASKVMEAGATLAGGHSIEDDEPKYGLCVTGLVNPNKILKNYGSKPGDVLILTKPIGSGIINTAIKAEISSAESQQNAISVMTSLNKKAKEVISYYPINSCTDITGFGLVGHAVEMAEASNVTFNLKIGDIPIMCDALDYAKMGLVPGGSYKNCKFFENKVSFNSINEEYLDLIFDPQTSGGLLISVNELYADKLLDELKHNLETEFALIGKVVEKQDKYITFYN